AATCCAATGCGCCATCATTGATGACAGACTTCCTAATCTGAAGTGTGAATCTATTGTCATAAAGTGGCAGCAGCAGCATTATAGTGCAATAGTAGTGACAGTCACACAACATGAGTCAAATGTAAACACAGTACAAACCTATCCTTGGCACGAGTTGGTAGTGTTTTCCCTTTATAATATAACTCCTTAACACTAATATTACAGTAACTGAAGTAATTTAACCTTGTAACTTATCAGGAGCCTCCACAATATTGTTACCTTATAAAATTGACCTAAAATTTTAagtacaaatgtaaacaaacggCAGCAATGCAAACAAACCTTCACAATGTAAAACACTTACtgcctaaaaaaataaaataaaaatgctatcTAAACTTAAGTAACAGTTAAATCGAATGAGGTAGAATATCAGTTCTGAAACCGTTGCATTGCCTCTAATTCTTTGTGCAAACATAAAATGGAAGTCAGGTTAGAATGTCAGTGCTGGAACTGTACAAGTACAAACACTAACTAGCCGTCCATGTGGCAGACACATCACCAGCATATTCACTGATGTTGGGTTATTGATATCACGAGATGACACTTTTTTATCATGTAAAAATTACACCAATGTTGTCATGGACAGTATGATATGGCACCTCCCTATCTGACATGTTTGATTTAGATTATTAAGATGAGagtttggtgtttataacacgtTTATTATACGTGTAATAATACGTGTATATGATATTCTAACACACACGTATCTCTTGTGTACCTTCCTCCTCTCTTACAATGATGCACCATCTTCCTGGATCATATTTCATTCCACTGTATATTATTCTCCAGCTGGTACTGATGCTGTAACTATAGTAACTGGATACAGAGGAAGATCAGTTCAGATTAAATGTCCCTATGAATCTGGATATGAAGATGACAACAAGTATCTCTGCAGAGGTGAATGTTCCTATGTGGGGAATAAAGACATTCCTGTTGAATCTGGATCTCCTGCTAAAGACACCAGATTTTCTCTGTATGATAACAAAACAGCCCGAGTCTTCACCGTCACCATCACTGATCTGAGACCTGAGGATGGAGGCAGTTACAGGTGTGCGATAGAGCGGATATTGCCTTTGTCTGATATTTACACAAAGATTGTCCTGCAGGTTAAAACAGGTGAGTGTTacacagagaataaataaatctcacacattatttcactgattattaaatattgttattgaGGCAGATTATGTGCAGTGTGTCCCAAACATCTCCATACAGAGAGGAAACTAAcactttagtattatttattctaatgtcttttactcacacacacacacacacacacacacacacacacacacacacacacatacacacacacacacacacacacacacacatatacacacacacacacacacacacacacacacacacacacacacacacacactaattcactcaTACTCTtacaatctctcacacaaacacacacacacacacacacacaacacacacaccgcgacacgcctacacacacatctcaccacaacacacaaacaacacagcactcagccacacacacacacacacacacacacacacacacatacacaccacacacacacacgcaccaatctcacacacacacactacacatcacacaccacacaccacacccgcctcacacacacacagcatcgcaacacacacaacactcaacacacacacaccacacacacacatgcacacactctcacacccacacacacacacacacacactcctcacacaccactcacacaaacacacacacatcacacacacaacagaccaccacaaccacacacacattcaaacacacaacacacacacacacaccacccacacacccatacacacacactcacagcacagacacacatcacaccacacacacacacacacccacaccacacaccaccaccacaccacacacacacaccacacacccctacacTCCCACACTCACCAGCACACTcgccaagcacacacacacacacacacacacactcacacgacAACACTCTATCGCtgaacaccacagacacacacacacacacactctctctctctagcgaCGACAGTCGAGCGAGCGCGAGAGCGATTCAGCCTCGATCTAACAtgaacacatacagacacacaacacaaacacacacgctcgctcgctcgcgcgcgcgcgtcgcgctcggcgcgctctctctctcacacacacacacacacacacacatcacgacgcgcgcgcgcgcgcggcgcgcgag
This genomic window from Tachysurus fulvidraco isolate hzauxx_2018 chromosome 18, HZAU_PFXX_2.0, whole genome shotgun sequence contains:
- the LOC113643843 gene encoding CMRF35-like molecule 8 isoform X6 — its product is MKILLIFTFFLIPAGTDAVTIVTGYRGRSVQIKCPYESGYEDDNKYLCRGECSYVGNKDIPVESGSPAKDTRFSLYDNKTARVFTVTITDLRPEDGGSYRCAIERILPLSDIYTKIVLQVKTVDPTISSVSHTTHFTPTHGDTTHSVTGFQTLLVITAVSVVLVLLLIALLFTGLIQWKKKNQASSTSL